The Natrinema pellirubrum DSM 15624 region GCAAACTCAAGGAGTACGCGATGGACGCGGGTCGCCCGCGCGGCGACATCTGGGAGAACTGCATCTGGGAGGAGTCGATCTCGACCGTCGGCGACGACCTCTATCTCTTCCAGGGGATCCACCAGGAGAGCGACGTCGTCCCCGAGAACGTCGACGCGATCCGTGCCGTGACCGGCAGCGCCGACGCCGCTGAGAGCATCGCAACGACCAACGAGACGCTCGGTATTGGACTATAGACGCGAGAAACGCCGGTTCTCGGGACGGGGTTCGAGGACCGCTCGAGGCCTCGAGAATACCGGGGCGGCATCGGGTCCGGGTACCGGCGATCGAACCCGGCCACCGATCCTATAGCGACGACAGAAAGTTTTTGCCACGCGGTCCCCTAGACCGCCACATGCGCCGAGACGACCGCGACGAACCCTTCGACGACCTGTTTCGCGAGATCGAGCGGATGATGAACGAGATGATGAACGGCGCGGACGCGAACGTCGATTTCGACTCCTCGAGCGACGTCGAGAACGGCTTCGGTATGGACACCCACGTCGACATCCACGAGACCGACGACGAGGTCCGGGTCGTCGCCGACCTCCCCGGCGTCGAGAAGGACAACATCGAACTCGAGTGTGACGGGACGACCCTGACTATCTCCGCGGAAAGCGACCACCGCCAGTACGACGAGCGCGTCTCCCTGCCGTCGCCCGTGAACGAACACACCGCCTCGGCGACCTACAACAACGGCGTCCTCGAGGTCGTCTTCGATCGGGCCGAACAGTCCTCGGACATCAGTCTCGAGTAGTCGGGCAGTCGCGGTCGATCCCCCGTTTTCCGTCTCGTCACCGTGATTCAGTCGCTTCTGTATTCACTCACACTCAACCCTCGCACGACGGTCTCGACTGCGCACACCACTGCAGGACGGACGTTGTTCGTTCGCGCGCGTACGTGGAGGTTCGAGGGACGCCCCGGAGGGGCACTCGGAGTCCCGGCGACCGTCACTCCGCGGCCGTCCGGATCGCGGTCGCGAGCCGGTCGTAGAAGTCCGGCTCGTACTTCGTCTCGGCGTCGATCGTCGGGCGGGCGTTCGTCTCGTTGACTACCAGCCGGTCGTCGGTCTCGAGCAGGTCCACACCCAGGAACGGAATCTCGAGTTCGGCAGCGACGGATTCGGCGAGTGCGCGCCACTCCGCGGGGAGATCGACGCCGGTAGCCTCGGCCCCGCGGTGGACGTTGTGTTTCCACTGGCCCTCCTGCATCGCGTCGTCGGGCAGTCGTCGCTCGACCGCGCCGACGTACTCGCCCTCGAGGACCATGACACGGTAATCGGTCGCGTTCGGGAGGTACTCCTGGACGAGAAAGGAGCGGTCGCCGGTCGCCCGGTAGTCGTGGACCAGCGAGAGGTAGTCACAGATCCCCAGGAAGGAATCGAGATCGTGGGCCTTCGCGACGCCGGTCCCCCGCGTCGTCGAGTTTGGCTTGACGACCACCGGCGGCTCGAAGCGGTCGAAGACCGCCGCCAGTTCGTCCTCGCCGACGTCGTTCGAGACGTACACCGACCGCGGCACCGGGAGGTCGGCTCGCTCGAGGCGCGCGATCACTTCGGCCTTGTTCCGCGAGGTCAGCACGGCCTCGTGGTCGTTGAGCCACGGAATCTCGAGCAGGGCGTCGGCAACCCCCCCTTCCATGAGCCGGCCGGGGTAGACGAAGCCGACGTCGTAGTCGCCGGCCGTCCACGGCGCGTCGTCCCCCAGCGGGACCACGCGCTCGCTCGCGGGCACGTGATGAACCCGTATCCCCCGCTCGGCCAGCGGCTCTCGCATCCGCCCGAACGTCTCCTGGTCGTTCGCGACCGCGAGATCGATCATACGTGGGACTCGGGGCGAGGGAGGCAAAAAACTGCTCGAGGAGGAACCGCTCCGCTCGAGATCTGGCGGCCGGGAGAGCGGCTCGAGCAGACGCGAGAGCCGCGCGACCCTACGGAAGAGCAAGCTCTTCCGAGCATCGCGGACACTACGTGTCCGCTCAACGGGGGAGGGCTGGCGCTCATCCGATCCGACCGCGAGTGAGCGCCGCAGGCGCGAGCGAGCGGGCCGACGACCGATGTGGAGAACGCTATGCGTTCGGAACGGAGGGAGGAGTGCTTTTGGTCCAGCTTTTACCGAGCGACGGCGCGCCGCGGAGCGCCAACGGCGCTCCCGGCGCGAAACGAGCGCAGCGTAAAAGGTGGTTTCTAGGCGATCAGCTGCTCTTCGCCACGCTCG contains the following coding sequences:
- a CDS encoding Hsp20/alpha crystallin family protein — protein: MRRDDRDEPFDDLFREIERMMNEMMNGADANVDFDSSSDVENGFGMDTHVDIHETDDEVRVVADLPGVEKDNIELECDGTTLTISAESDHRQYDERVSLPSPVNEHTASATYNNGVLEVVFDRAEQSSDISLE
- a CDS encoding ATP-grasp domain-containing protein, with the protein product MIDLAVANDQETFGRMREPLAERGIRVHHVPASERVVPLGDDAPWTAGDYDVGFVYPGRLMEGGVADALLEIPWLNDHEAVLTSRNKAEVIARLERADLPVPRSVYVSNDVGEDELAAVFDRFEPPVVVKPNSTTRGTGVAKAHDLDSFLGICDYLSLVHDYRATGDRSFLVQEYLPNATDYRVMVLEGEYVGAVERRLPDDAMQEGQWKHNVHRGAEATGVDLPAEWRALAESVAAELEIPFLGVDLLETDDRLVVNETNARPTIDAETKYEPDFYDRLATAIRTAAE